One region of Kytococcus sedentarius DSM 20547 genomic DNA includes:
- a CDS encoding HPr family phosphocarrier protein has product MASKTVTVGSAVGLHARPAAVIAAAAGEVEADVQIALAGGDPVDASSSLMIMTLGAEQGAEVTVTSDDEAAVEKVAALVEQDLDA; this is encoded by the coding sequence ATGGCCAGCAAGACCGTCACCGTCGGCTCCGCCGTCGGCCTGCACGCCCGCCCTGCCGCCGTCATCGCCGCCGCAGCGGGTGAGGTCGAGGCCGACGTGCAGATCGCCCTGGCCGGGGGTGACCCCGTGGACGCCTCCTCGAGCCTCATGATCATGACCCTGGGCGCCGAGCAGGGCGCCGAGGTCACGGTCACCAGCGACGACGAGGCGGCCGTGGAGAAGGTCGCCGCCCTCGTGGAGCAGGACCTCGACGCCTGA
- a CDS encoding DUF559 domain-containing protein, which produces MSQDHGGSPRPEPGTVHLLDHVRWRDGVTTLARLEAVHVSPSSLARAVRLGLCWRPAPGIVARGQRPEDSGAVHRLRTLGYLLHRPGECAASATALTMWGLPLLGRPGPVHLGGPRGRIRQGAGALRLLPHHAPPESVVPPGCRETWAVSDLPRALVAHASERESTVAAALVPLDAALQRRLVTRDEVAEVVQPNRWGVRKARAVLDLADAGSESPGETLTRLALVRGGLRPTSQVRIATREGTYRVDLLLEAERIVVEFDGAVKYDGVQGRDALVAEKRREDALREAGYNVLRVTWRDVVTADAAGRLLHRVQQLTRQVGRRPGGG; this is translated from the coding sequence GTGTCCCAGGACCATGGTGGGAGCCCGCGGCCCGAGCCCGGCACCGTGCACCTCCTGGACCACGTGCGGTGGCGGGACGGCGTCACCACCCTCGCCCGACTCGAGGCCGTCCACGTCTCCCCGTCCTCGCTGGCCCGGGCCGTCCGGCTCGGGCTGTGTTGGCGTCCGGCTCCGGGCATCGTGGCCCGCGGGCAACGCCCGGAGGATTCCGGAGCAGTCCACCGCCTGCGCACCCTCGGGTACCTCCTCCACCGTCCCGGCGAGTGCGCCGCATCGGCCACTGCACTGACGATGTGGGGCCTCCCACTGCTCGGCCGGCCCGGTCCCGTGCACCTCGGGGGCCCGCGCGGCCGTATCCGGCAGGGCGCCGGTGCCCTGCGCCTCCTGCCCCACCACGCACCTCCCGAGAGCGTCGTTCCGCCCGGGTGCCGCGAGACCTGGGCTGTCAGTGACCTGCCCCGGGCGCTGGTGGCGCACGCCTCGGAGCGGGAGTCGACGGTTGCCGCAGCCCTGGTTCCTCTGGATGCTGCCCTGCAGCGCCGGCTCGTGACCCGTGACGAGGTCGCCGAGGTGGTCCAGCCCAACCGGTGGGGGGTCCGCAAGGCGCGCGCCGTCCTGGACCTGGCGGATGCCGGGAGCGAGTCCCCCGGTGAGACCCTCACCCGCCTGGCGCTGGTACGCGGCGGTTTGCGGCCCACCAGTCAGGTGCGCATCGCCACCCGCGAGGGCACCTACCGAGTGGACCTGCTCCTGGAGGCCGAGCGGATCGTCGTGGAGTTCGACGGGGCGGTGAAGTACGACGGGGTGCAGGGGCGCGACGCACTGGTCGCGGAGAAGCGACGCGAGGACGCCCTGCGCGAGGCCGGGTACAACGTCCTGCGCGTGACCTGGCGGGACGTGGTGACTGCGGATGCCGCCGGGCGCCTGCTCCATCGGGTGCAACAACTCACACGTCAGGTGGGGCGGCGCCCGGGCGGGGGCTGA
- a CDS encoding MetQ/NlpA family ABC transporter substrate-binding protein produces the protein MTPSTRSRWTPARTAAVAALALSPLALSACGGDAAAEGDGEVLRVAATPTPHSDILRWVDEEGLDAEHGFELEVVEFTDYLQPNVALQEGSVDANYYQHKVFLASQEESAGYDFEIVSPISNQPMGLYSEEFDSLEELPEGARVAVPNDPANGARGLWLLEEEGLITLADTGDTPPTPEDIQDNPKGLEFVPVEAAQTPRSVGDADLSAVPGNYAVQNQLKVDDALAAEDPRDERFVINLVTTADQAEDERITALAEVLKGDEVGTYIQDTWQGTVVQID, from the coding sequence ATGACCCCGTCCACCCGTTCCCGCTGGACCCCCGCCCGCACCGCGGCCGTCGCCGCCCTCGCCCTGAGCCCGCTGGCCCTGAGTGCCTGCGGCGGGGACGCCGCCGCCGAGGGCGACGGCGAGGTACTGCGCGTCGCAGCCACCCCCACCCCCCACTCGGACATCCTGCGCTGGGTGGACGAGGAGGGCCTGGACGCCGAGCACGGCTTCGAGCTCGAGGTGGTGGAGTTCACCGACTACCTGCAGCCCAACGTGGCCCTGCAGGAGGGCTCGGTGGACGCGAACTACTACCAGCACAAGGTGTTCCTGGCCAGCCAGGAGGAGTCCGCCGGCTACGACTTCGAGATCGTCTCGCCCATCTCCAACCAGCCGATGGGGCTGTACTCCGAGGAGTTCGACTCCCTGGAGGAGCTCCCCGAGGGCGCCCGCGTGGCCGTGCCGAACGACCCCGCCAACGGCGCCCGCGGCCTGTGGCTGCTGGAGGAGGAGGGGCTCATCACGCTGGCCGACACCGGCGACACCCCGCCCACCCCGGAGGACATCCAGGACAACCCCAAGGGTCTGGAGTTCGTGCCGGTCGAGGCCGCCCAGACGCCGCGCTCGGTGGGCGACGCCGACCTGTCGGCCGTGCCCGGCAACTACGCCGTCCAGAACCAGCTGAAGGTGGACGACGCCCTGGCCGCGGAGGACCCCCGCGACGAGCGATTCGTCATCAACCTCGTGACGACCGCCGACCAGGCCGAGGACGAGCGGATCACCGCCCTGGCCGAGGTCCTGAAGGGCGACGAGGTCGGCACCTACATCCAGGACACCTGGCAGGGCACGGTCGTGCAGATCGACTGA
- a CDS encoding SIS domain-containing protein, protein MDSTPRGADPQTIAGRHMAAEIAEQPEAVARTLDHLLPVRPELTRLLQGAQRVTFCARGSSDNAALYGRYLMEARCQIASGHVAPSIATHYRTDTDLTGAVVVSISQSGRTEEIVAGQEWARRNGARTVAITNYDDSPLAAAADIALVTRAGQEQAVPATKTYTTQLAAVAVLAAAATDLRGANQPDAWEAELAGVPAAMQSLLNRADAVAPLVAAWQERPDMVVTSRGICLGTALETALKAEETCLRSVRAYSYADLRHGPIAAVDSSEAITLLAPADGPMVAPLTDLATQVAERGARVVGIGGDAAFAAAVAHHVPGPDLPEHLAPLGLVLPGQLACLDLARRTGLDPDSPEGLRKVTRTDRG, encoded by the coding sequence ATGGACTCCACACCACGTGGCGCCGACCCGCAGACCATCGCCGGCCGGCACATGGCCGCCGAGATCGCCGAGCAGCCCGAGGCGGTCGCCCGCACCCTGGACCACCTGCTGCCGGTGCGCCCCGAGCTCACCCGGCTTCTGCAGGGCGCCCAGCGCGTCACCTTCTGCGCGCGGGGCTCCAGCGACAACGCGGCCCTCTACGGCCGCTACCTGATGGAGGCCCGGTGCCAGATCGCCTCCGGCCACGTGGCCCCGAGCATCGCCACCCACTACCGCACGGACACCGACCTTACGGGCGCCGTCGTGGTGAGCATCAGCCAGTCCGGCCGCACCGAGGAGATCGTGGCCGGCCAGGAGTGGGCCCGTCGCAACGGTGCGCGCACGGTGGCGATCACCAACTACGACGACTCCCCGCTGGCGGCCGCGGCCGACATCGCGCTGGTGACGCGCGCCGGGCAGGAGCAGGCCGTCCCGGCCACCAAGACCTACACCACCCAGTTGGCCGCCGTCGCCGTCCTGGCCGCGGCCGCGACCGACCTCCGCGGCGCCAACCAGCCCGACGCCTGGGAGGCGGAGCTCGCCGGCGTGCCGGCGGCCATGCAGTCACTCCTGAACCGTGCGGACGCCGTGGCCCCGCTGGTGGCCGCCTGGCAGGAGCGCCCCGACATGGTCGTCACCTCCCGCGGCATCTGCCTGGGCACCGCCCTGGAGACGGCCCTGAAGGCGGAGGAGACCTGCCTGCGCTCGGTGCGCGCCTACTCCTACGCCGACCTGCGGCACGGCCCCATTGCGGCGGTGGACAGCAGCGAGGCGATCACCCTGCTCGCCCCGGCGGACGGACCGATGGTGGCGCCCCTGACCGACCTCGCCACGCAGGTGGCCGAGCGGGGCGCGCGGGTGGTCGGCATCGGCGGGGACGCCGCGTTCGCCGCGGCGGTCGCCCACCACGTGCCCGGGCCGGACCTGCCCGAGCACCTCGCGCCGCTGGGGCTCGTGCTGCCGGGGCAGCTCGCCTGCCTGGACCTCGCCCGCCGCACCGGGCTCGACCCCGACTCCCCCGAGGGCCTGCGCAAGGTCACCCGCACCGACCGCGGCTGA
- a CDS encoding MetQ/NlpA family ABC transporter substrate-binding protein: protein MSRSPRSPRSPRLSTTGPTRRAALALTAALTASITLAACGEEDTAAGGGDSGEAKVLKVGVNPVPHGEILTFVKDELAADAGLEIEVVEFTDYVQPNQALDAGDLDANYFQHEPYLAEQEASGGFDFESIGAVHLEPLGVYSEKVEDLSELGGGNKVAIPNDPSNAGRALKLLAAHGVLELADTGDSAPTPADVADGGPQIVELEAAQLPRSLGDVDAAVINGNYAIEADLSPTQDSLALEESEGNPYANLLVTRTEDAQDEDLQKLAELLRSEEVTSYIGENYEGTVIPAE from the coding sequence ATGTCCCGCTCGCCCCGCTCGCCCCGCTCGCCCCGCCTCTCCACGACGGGTCCCACCCGCCGCGCCGCGCTGGCGCTGACCGCCGCGCTCACCGCATCGATCACCCTCGCCGCCTGCGGGGAGGAGGACACCGCCGCGGGCGGGGGCGACTCCGGGGAGGCGAAGGTCCTGAAGGTGGGTGTGAACCCCGTGCCCCACGGCGAGATCCTCACCTTCGTCAAGGACGAGCTCGCCGCCGACGCCGGTTTGGAGATCGAGGTCGTCGAGTTCACCGACTACGTCCAGCCCAACCAGGCGCTCGACGCCGGGGACCTGGACGCGAACTACTTCCAGCACGAGCCCTACCTGGCCGAGCAGGAGGCCAGCGGCGGCTTCGACTTCGAGAGCATCGGCGCCGTCCACCTGGAGCCGCTGGGCGTGTACTCCGAGAAGGTGGAGGACCTCTCGGAGCTCGGCGGTGGCAACAAGGTCGCCATCCCCAACGACCCCTCCAACGCCGGGCGCGCCCTGAAGCTGCTGGCAGCCCACGGCGTGCTGGAGCTCGCGGACACCGGCGACTCCGCCCCCACGCCCGCCGACGTGGCCGACGGCGGTCCTCAGATCGTGGAGCTGGAGGCCGCGCAGCTGCCGCGCTCCCTGGGGGACGTGGACGCCGCGGTGATCAACGGTAACTACGCCATCGAGGCCGACCTCTCGCCCACGCAGGACTCCCTGGCCCTGGAGGAGTCCGAGGGCAACCCGTACGCCAACCTGCTGGTGACGCGCACCGAGGACGCCCAGGACGAGGACCTCCAGAAGCTCGCGGAGCTGCTGCGCAGCGAGGAGGTCACGTCCTACATCGGCGAGAACTACGAGGGCACCGTCATCCCCGCCGAGTGA
- a CDS encoding MauE/DoxX family redox-associated membrane protein: MSDVSLLPAAAAGAGLLLAAVYAASGVAKVREPASTSSAFHELRLPRWLHRVGAPRLLGPAEIALAVALLLLPAPWYWLPAVATLVLGIVYTVLIVRALGFDVPVTCGCFGALGQGAVTRSTVVRNLVLVALGAATVADAATGGSIIGRLLDGAELWWWALVLAAAVALTWLITGDTGAAGDERGASAHPIGADGVSPAAGGNEAELDYQRLPIPFVQVKGDDGPIRLRELAAQQAQLVLWVSLGCGSCQGALQRAERFAAEFDQVGVLVVTTTPTAVDDPLRPRGATVAYDEDQQLRTMLELRATPSAVLLGADGLLAGGPVAGGPASLEFIDEVTEQLRGATEPAPTGEPAEAGRSERP; this comes from the coding sequence ATGAGTGATGTGTCCCTCCTGCCTGCTGCCGCCGCCGGCGCGGGCCTCCTGCTGGCGGCCGTGTACGCCGCGAGCGGCGTCGCCAAGGTCCGCGAACCCGCCAGCACCTCCAGCGCCTTCCACGAGCTGCGCCTGCCCCGGTGGTTGCACCGGGTGGGTGCCCCCCGGCTGCTCGGGCCGGCGGAAATCGCCCTGGCGGTCGCGCTGCTGCTCCTTCCCGCGCCCTGGTACTGGCTGCCCGCCGTGGCCACCCTGGTGCTCGGCATCGTCTACACGGTGTTGATCGTGCGCGCGCTGGGCTTCGACGTGCCCGTCACCTGCGGCTGCTTCGGCGCCCTGGGGCAGGGCGCGGTCACCCGCTCCACCGTGGTGCGCAACCTGGTGCTCGTCGCCCTGGGGGCGGCCACCGTCGCCGACGCCGCGACCGGCGGCAGCATCATCGGCCGCTTGCTCGACGGCGCCGAGCTGTGGTGGTGGGCCCTGGTGCTCGCCGCGGCCGTGGCGCTGACCTGGCTCATCACCGGCGACACCGGGGCCGCGGGCGACGAGCGGGGGGCGAGTGCTCACCCCATCGGGGCCGATGGGGTGAGCCCCGCCGCGGGCGGGAACGAAGCCGAGCTCGACTACCAGCGCCTGCCCATCCCCTTCGTCCAGGTGAAGGGCGACGACGGGCCGATCCGGCTGCGCGAGCTCGCGGCCCAGCAGGCCCAGCTCGTGCTCTGGGTGAGCCTGGGCTGCGGCAGCTGCCAGGGCGCGCTGCAGCGGGCCGAGCGGTTCGCGGCCGAGTTCGACCAGGTGGGGGTGCTCGTCGTGACCACCACCCCCACCGCGGTCGACGACCCGCTGCGCCCGCGCGGCGCCACGGTCGCCTACGACGAGGACCAGCAGCTGCGCACCATGCTGGAGCTGCGCGCCACCCCGTCGGCCGTGCTGCTGGGCGCCGACGGGCTCCTGGCCGGCGGCCCGGTGGCCGGCGGCCCGGCGAGCCTCGAGTTCATCGACGAGGTCACCGAGCAGCTGCGCGGGGCCACCGAGCCGGCTCCGACCGGCGAGCCTGCCGAGGCCGGCCGGTCCGAGCGCCCCTGA
- a CDS encoding PTS sugar transporter subunit IIA, which produces MTDVLAPCAGTVLPLAEVPDQVFATQMVGAGVAVDPLRPEGNPGRVTVVSPLAGTLLKVHPHAFVVMGEGQGVLVHLGIDTVQLEGEGFEVHVAEKDTVAAGDPIVSWDPAAVDAGGRSALVPVVVMDSPADSIEPAATGEVTTGQVLFAL; this is translated from the coding sequence GTGACCGACGTCCTGGCCCCCTGCGCCGGGACGGTGCTGCCGCTGGCCGAGGTGCCGGACCAGGTCTTCGCCACGCAGATGGTGGGCGCCGGCGTCGCCGTCGACCCGCTGCGGCCGGAGGGCAACCCCGGACGCGTCACCGTGGTCTCCCCGCTCGCCGGCACGCTGCTCAAGGTCCACCCCCACGCCTTCGTGGTGATGGGCGAGGGCCAGGGCGTGCTGGTGCACTTGGGCATCGACACCGTCCAGCTCGAGGGCGAGGGATTCGAGGTGCACGTGGCCGAGAAGGACACCGTCGCCGCCGGCGATCCGATCGTCTCCTGGGACCCCGCCGCCGTCGATGCGGGGGGCCGCAGCGCGCTGGTGCCGGTGGTGGTCATGGACTCCCCCGCCGACAGCATCGAGCCCGCCGCCACCGGTGAGGTGACGACGGGTCAGGTGCTCTTCGCGCTCTGA
- a CDS encoding phosphoenolpyruvate--protein phosphotransferase — protein sequence MPRVPATSTPEDQPRQLTGTPVVPGVVHAPVVWARPRPEAPASGAELPAGEREAEAERLATAIEAVASRLEERAAAVTGAAAEVLAATAGIARDTGWAKQARQAVEAGQPAAVATTHAIGGFIETFEKLGGVMAERTTDLRDVRDRVVAELTGQPEPGVPTPAEPSVLCAEDLAPADTAGLDPQQVVAIVTSAGGPTSHTSIIARQHGIPCVVGVAGLEALEAGESVLVDGGAGTLDRGVDAEEAARRVAQDADRRARIEAWSGPARTADGTGVELLANVQDGAGARAAAAGHAQGVGLFRTELLFLGARSEPTVDDQAARYAEVFGAFAGHKVVLRTLDAGSDKPLAFATLPDEPNPALGVRGYRLAQVDPGLLERQLDAVARAASQAGVDAADAWVMAPMVATVAEARAFAEQVRSRGLRAGVMVEVPALALQAEALVREVDFVSIGTNDLAQYTMAADRMTASLAGLTDPWQPAVLRLVEMTARAGAAAGAPVGVCGEAAADPDLACVLVGLGVSSLSMAAGAVSAVGERLSRATDAQCRAAAEAALGAADPAAAREAVAAVLEG from the coding sequence GTGCCCCGCGTCCCCGCGACCAGCACCCCGGAAGACCAGCCCCGCCAGCTCACCGGCACCCCGGTGGTGCCGGGCGTGGTGCACGCCCCGGTGGTGTGGGCGCGGCCCCGCCCCGAGGCCCCCGCCAGCGGCGCCGAACTGCCCGCGGGGGAGCGCGAGGCCGAGGCCGAGCGTCTGGCGACGGCGATCGAGGCCGTGGCCAGCCGCCTGGAGGAGCGCGCTGCGGCGGTCACGGGCGCGGCGGCCGAGGTGCTGGCGGCCACGGCCGGCATTGCGCGGGACACCGGGTGGGCCAAGCAGGCCCGTCAGGCCGTGGAGGCCGGGCAACCGGCCGCGGTGGCGACAACGCACGCCATCGGGGGCTTCATCGAGACCTTCGAGAAGCTCGGCGGGGTGATGGCCGAGCGCACCACCGACCTGCGGGACGTCCGTGACCGCGTGGTCGCAGAGCTCACCGGCCAGCCCGAGCCGGGTGTGCCCACGCCCGCCGAGCCGTCGGTGCTGTGCGCCGAGGACCTCGCCCCCGCCGACACCGCGGGGCTCGACCCGCAGCAGGTGGTGGCCATCGTCACCAGCGCCGGCGGCCCGACCAGCCACACCTCGATCATCGCCCGGCAGCACGGCATCCCCTGCGTGGTCGGGGTGGCCGGGCTCGAGGCGCTGGAGGCGGGGGAGTCGGTGCTGGTGGACGGGGGCGCCGGGACGCTCGACCGGGGGGTCGACGCCGAGGAGGCGGCGCGGCGGGTGGCGCAGGACGCCGACCGGCGTGCCCGCATCGAGGCGTGGTCGGGGCCGGCCCGCACGGCCGACGGGACGGGCGTGGAGCTGCTGGCCAACGTGCAGGACGGGGCCGGGGCGCGGGCCGCCGCGGCCGGGCACGCCCAGGGGGTGGGCCTGTTCCGCACCGAGCTGCTCTTCCTGGGTGCACGTTCCGAACCCACCGTGGACGACCAAGCGGCGCGCTACGCCGAGGTGTTCGGCGCGTTCGCCGGGCACAAGGTGGTGCTGCGCACCCTCGATGCGGGGTCGGACAAGCCGCTGGCCTTCGCCACCCTGCCCGACGAGCCGAACCCCGCCCTGGGGGTGCGCGGGTACCGCCTGGCGCAGGTGGACCCGGGGCTGCTGGAGCGGCAGCTCGATGCGGTGGCGCGGGCCGCGTCGCAGGCCGGGGTGGACGCCGCCGACGCCTGGGTCATGGCCCCGATGGTGGCGACCGTCGCCGAGGCGCGCGCGTTCGCCGAGCAGGTGCGCTCGCGGGGGCTGCGGGCCGGAGTGATGGTGGAGGTGCCGGCGCTGGCGCTGCAGGCCGAGGCGCTGGTGCGCGAGGTGGACTTCGTCTCGATCGGCACGAACGACCTCGCGCAGTACACGATGGCCGCCGACCGGATGACGGCCTCGCTGGCTGGGCTGACCGATCCCTGGCAGCCGGCGGTGCTGCGGCTGGTGGAGATGACCGCACGGGCCGGTGCGGCGGCGGGGGCACCCGTGGGGGTCTGTGGCGAGGCCGCGGCGGACCCGGACCTGGCGTGCGTGCTGGTGGGCCTGGGCGTGAGTTCGCTGTCGATGGCGGCCGGTGCCGTCAGCGCCGTGGGGGAGCGGCTGTCGCGGGCCACCGACGCGCAGTGCCGCGCGGCGGCGGAGGCGGCCCTGGGCGCTGCGGACCCGGCGGCGGCCCGCGAGGCGGTGGCCGCGGTGCTGGAGGGTTGA
- a CDS encoding PTS transporter subunit EIIC, producing the protein MSTVDETGLAGEPPEGGLTTEPKKRLTDSAAFAWLQKFGKSLMLPIAALPAAALLLRFGQPDMLGADGLGWETPAAVIGAAGDALFANLPLLFAIGLAIGMARKADGSTALAAVVGYLVFKGVGDAMSPLILGAAPEGEEQELINFNVFGGIISGLVAAWPWQKYHRIKLPDYLGFFGGRRFVPIVTSLAMLVISVLMSFLYKPFDIGLTNLSQWVAANDILGGFIYGTANRLLIPFGLHHVLNSVPWFALGEFEAGGKTHTGDIARFLNGDPTAGAFMTGFFPIMMFALPAAAMAIWHEAKPENRKATGGIMISAALTSFLTGITEPLEFAFMFVAWPLYVIHAVLTGSSIALTNALGIKDGFGFSAGFIDYALNFNIATKPLWILGIGVVYAIIYYVLFRAVIRWWNLRTPGREEEGQDSMVQADTSA; encoded by the coding sequence ATGAGCACTGTGGACGAGACCGGTCTCGCCGGCGAGCCGCCCGAGGGCGGCCTGACGACCGAGCCGAAGAAGCGCTTGACCGACTCTGCGGCCTTCGCCTGGCTGCAGAAGTTCGGCAAGTCGCTGATGCTGCCGATCGCGGCGCTGCCCGCGGCGGCGCTGCTGCTGCGCTTCGGCCAGCCGGACATGCTCGGCGCCGACGGGCTCGGCTGGGAGACCCCGGCCGCCGTCATCGGCGCCGCCGGTGACGCGCTGTTCGCCAACCTGCCGCTGCTGTTCGCCATCGGCCTGGCCATCGGTATGGCGCGCAAGGCCGACGGGTCGACCGCGCTCGCGGCGGTGGTGGGCTACCTCGTGTTCAAGGGCGTGGGTGACGCGATGAGCCCCCTCATCCTCGGTGCCGCGCCGGAGGGTGAGGAGCAGGAGCTCATCAACTTCAACGTCTTCGGCGGCATCATCAGCGGTCTGGTGGCCGCCTGGCCGTGGCAGAAGTACCACCGCATCAAGCTGCCCGACTACCTGGGCTTCTTCGGGGGCCGCCGTTTCGTGCCGATCGTGACCTCGCTGGCCATGCTCGTCATCTCCGTGCTCATGAGCTTCCTGTACAAGCCCTTCGACATCGGGCTGACGAACCTCTCCCAGTGGGTGGCCGCCAACGACATCCTGGGTGGCTTCATCTACGGCACGGCGAACCGCCTGCTCATCCCGTTCGGCCTGCACCACGTGCTCAACAGCGTGCCGTGGTTCGCCCTGGGCGAGTTCGAGGCCGGCGGCAAGACCCACACCGGCGACATCGCCCGCTTCCTCAACGGCGACCCCACCGCCGGTGCGTTCATGACCGGCTTCTTCCCGATCATGATGTTCGCCCTGCCGGCCGCGGCCATGGCCATCTGGCACGAGGCCAAGCCGGAGAACCGCAAGGCCACCGGCGGCATCATGATCTCCGCGGCGCTGACCAGCTTCCTCACCGGCATCACCGAGCCGCTGGAGTTCGCGTTCATGTTCGTCGCCTGGCCGCTGTACGTCATCCACGCGGTGCTCACCGGCTCGTCCATCGCGCTGACCAACGCCCTGGGCATCAAGGACGGCTTCGGCTTCTCCGCCGGGTTCATCGACTACGCGCTGAACTTCAACATCGCCACCAAACCGTTGTGGATCCTGGGCATCGGGGTGGTCTACGCGATCATCTACTACGTGCTGTTCCGCGCCGTGATCCGGTGGTGGAACCTGCGGACCCCCGGTCGTGAGGAGGAGGGGCAGGACTCGATGGTGCAGGCGGACACCTCGGCCTGA
- the nagA gene encoding N-acetylglucosamine-6-phosphate deacetylase, whose product MLLRTHRLFDGHRFGGPATLHVEGDRVAALVEARGGPADSASRPGGALPADAALPADVALPASEGGSPAPEGAVVDLPRGWTLAPGFVDVHCHGGGGASFSDDADGIARVLATHRAAGTTSSMASTVTEGIGDLCERARTLAPFVASGDLLGIHLEGPWLSPDHRGAHDPELLQAPDPAALDRIQEAAAGGVRMVTLAPELAGGQEFVTALTERGIVAAVGHTDATHEQAARAFAGGATAATHLFNAMRGIHHRDPGPVTAALEDDRVWIELIADGVHLAPPILAGAMRIAGERAVLVTDAMSAAGQPDGDYRLGGLAVRVTDGVARLVDGGAIAGSTLTLADAVRHAIEVAGVEPEAVLRAVTSAPASMVGLGEPAPGREVGLPAPGLSCGGEPAPGIGHLRAGGVADAVVLDEQWGVRGVLRRGEWVVRPDC is encoded by the coding sequence ATGCTCCTGCGCACCCACCGCCTCTTCGACGGCCACCGGTTCGGCGGCCCGGCCACCCTCCACGTCGAGGGTGACCGGGTCGCCGCGCTCGTTGAGGCCCGGGGTGGGCCCGCGGACAGTGCGTCCCGGCCGGGCGGTGCGCTCCCGGCGGACGCCGCGCTCCCGGCGGACGTCGCGCTCCCCGCATCGGAGGGTGGGTCTCCCGCACCGGAGGGGGCGGTCGTCGACCTGCCGCGCGGCTGGACCCTGGCGCCCGGATTCGTCGACGTCCACTGCCACGGCGGCGGGGGAGCGTCCTTCTCCGACGACGCCGACGGCATCGCCCGCGTGCTCGCCACCCACCGCGCCGCCGGGACCACCAGCTCGATGGCGTCCACGGTCACCGAGGGCATCGGCGACCTGTGCGAGCGGGCCCGCACCCTGGCGCCGTTCGTCGCGTCCGGGGACCTGCTGGGCATCCACCTGGAGGGGCCGTGGCTCAGCCCCGACCACCGCGGCGCCCACGACCCGGAGCTGCTGCAGGCCCCGGACCCGGCGGCGCTCGACCGCATCCAGGAGGCTGCCGCGGGTGGGGTGCGGATGGTGACCCTCGCGCCCGAGCTCGCGGGCGGGCAGGAGTTCGTGACGGCGCTGACTGAGCGGGGGATCGTGGCGGCCGTGGGCCACACCGACGCGACGCACGAGCAGGCGGCGCGGGCGTTCGCCGGCGGCGCCACGGCGGCCACGCACCTGTTCAACGCGATGCGGGGGATCCACCACCGGGATCCCGGGCCGGTGACGGCGGCGTTGGAGGACGACCGGGTGTGGATCGAGCTGATCGCCGACGGGGTGCACCTCGCCCCGCCGATCCTTGCCGGCGCGATGCGGATCGCCGGCGAGCGGGCGGTGCTGGTCACCGATGCCATGTCCGCCGCCGGGCAGCCCGACGGGGACTATCGGCTCGGGGGGTTGGCCGTGCGCGTGACCGACGGCGTGGCCCGGCTGGTGGACGGGGGCGCCATCGCGGGCAGCACCTTGACCCTGGCCGATGCGGTGCGCCACGCCATCGAGGTGGCGGGGGTGGAGCCCGAGGCGGTGCTGCGTGCGGTGACGAGCGCGCCCGCATCGATGGTGGGGCTGGGTGAGCCGGCGCCCGGCAGGGAGGTCGGCCTCCCGGCCCCCGGCCTGAGCTGTGGTGGTGAGCCGGCGCCCGGCATCGGGCACCTCCGCGCCGGCGGTGTGGCCGACGCGGTGGTGCTGGACGAGCAGTGGGGAGTCCGCGGCGTGCTGCGGCGCGGGGAGTGGGTGGTGCGGCCGGACTGCTGA
- a CDS encoding glucose PTS transporter subunit EIIB, with the protein MNKAEQILAALGGSDNVVDIEPCITRLRTTVKDPAKVDQAALKASGAHGVMAAGTVVQVVVGPQADTIAEDIEDLR; encoded by the coding sequence ATGAACAAGGCCGAGCAGATCCTCGCCGCCCTCGGCGGCTCCGACAACGTCGTCGACATCGAGCCCTGCATCACGCGGCTGCGCACGACGGTGAAGGACCCGGCGAAGGTGGACCAGGCGGCCCTGAAGGCCTCCGGCGCCCACGGCGTGATGGCCGCCGGCACCGTCGTGCAGGTCGTGGTCGGTCCGCAAGCCGACACCATCGCCGAGGACATCGAGGACCTGCGGTGA